The following coding sequences are from one Archocentrus centrarchus isolate MPI-CPG fArcCen1 chromosome 4, fArcCen1, whole genome shotgun sequence window:
- the tm2d1 gene encoding TM2 domain-containing protein 1: MRCCIRSYRKLEARCHVTEAIMASSRTRLLCVRSGALGLLFYCVYAHLKVVLSEDAESCENLRLGQYKCNHPKINEATQEPESCRDLTAWVECLPAPNISCRLSNGTVFRFSGDEVGFNKTIPCRNVSDYSYKVAVALSLFLGWLGADRFYLGYPALGLLKFCTVGFCGIGTLIDFILIAMQIVGPADGSNYIVDYYGARLTRLSITNETYRKPHHSL, from the exons ATGCGATGCTGCATTCGAAGCTATCGGAAACTTGAAG CGCGCTGTCACGTGACGGAGGCGATCATGGCGTCCTCCCGGACTCGGCTGCTGTGTGTGCGCTCCGGGGCGCTCGGCCTCCTGTTTTACTGCGTTTACGCGCATCTCAAGGTGGTTCTGAGCGAGGACGCGGAGAGCTGCGAGAACCTGAGGCTCGGACA ATATAAATGCAACCATCCAAAGATCAACGAAGCCACTCAGGAGCCGGAGAGCTGCAGGGACCTGACGGCGTGGG tGGAGTGCCTCCCGGCTCCGAACATCAGCTGCCGGCTCTCCAATGGGACGGTGTTCAGGTTTAGTGGGGACGAGGTCGGCTTCAACAAAACCATCCCCTGCAGGAATGT gaGCGATTATTCCTACAAAGTGGCTGTGGCGTTGTCTCTGTTTCTGGGCTGGCTCGGAGCAGATCGCTTCTACCTGGGATATCCCGCTCTGg gaCTGTTGAAGTTCTGCACTGTTGGTTTCTGTGGGATCGGCACACTGATCGACTTCATACTGATCGCCATGCAG ATCGTGGGTCCAGCAGATGGATCGAACTACATCGTGGATTATTATGGCGCCCGTCTGACCCGTCTGTCCATCACCAACGAGACCTACAGGAAGCCACACCACTCTCTCTGA